A genomic stretch from Nitrobacter winogradskyi Nb-255 includes:
- a CDS encoding disulfide bond formation protein B: protein MKPASAAGNRKTAFAAALAVAFIAAATLAGAWFFQLVLEILPCPLCLQQRYAYYFAIPFALLLAFAIAKGAPRCLIIPPLAVLALAALGNAGFGAYHAGVEWGFWPGPAECSGSVLDLGKGSLLENLDRVKVVRCDEVQWRFLGLSLAGYNALISLLMAAIAGWGIAALAGKVR from the coding sequence GTGAAACCCGCCTCCGCAGCCGGCAACAGAAAAACCGCTTTCGCTGCGGCGCTGGCCGTCGCCTTCATCGCTGCGGCGACCCTCGCAGGCGCATGGTTCTTTCAGCTTGTGCTGGAGATCCTGCCGTGTCCGCTCTGCCTTCAGCAGCGCTATGCTTACTACTTTGCGATCCCTTTCGCCCTGCTTTTGGCCTTTGCCATCGCGAAGGGCGCGCCACGCTGCCTCATCATACCGCCTCTCGCCGTTCTCGCGCTGGCCGCGCTGGGCAACGCCGGGTTCGGCGCCTATCATGCCGGAGTGGAGTGGGGCTTCTGGCCGGGGCCTGCCGAATGCAGCGGATCGGTGCTCGATCTGGGCAAGGGAAGCCTGCTTGAAAATCTCGACAGAGTGAAGGTCGTGCGTTGCGACGAAGTGCAGTGGCGCTTCCTCGGCCTGTCGCTGGCCGGCTACAACGCGCTGATCTCTCTGCTGATGGCGGCAATCGCGGGATGGGGGATCGCGGCTTTGGCGGGCAAGGTTCGGTAA
- a CDS encoding PsiF family protein, producing MTMFPRVIAVVAASLLLGATAFAQAPATEAPAAASKAASTAKKAHKTQKAQKANSTASLECTKEADAKGLRGKERKKFRAECKAKAAQPN from the coding sequence ATGACCATGTTTCCCCGCGTCATAGCGGTCGTCGCGGCATCGCTGCTGCTTGGCGCAACGGCATTCGCCCAAGCCCCCGCAACCGAAGCGCCCGCGGCGGCTTCAAAGGCGGCGTCCACCGCAAAGAAGGCTCACAAGACCCAGAAGGCCCAGAAGGCGAATTCCACAGCTTCGCTCGAATGCACGAAGGAAGCCGACGCCAAGGGCCTGCGCGGCAAGGAACGCAAGAAATTCCGCGCCGAATGCAAGGCCAAGGCGGCCCAGCCGAACTGA
- a CDS encoding DsbA family protein yields the protein MPESRDPFGAPTRRGLLRAFGLGMVTAGLTHAPTLAETPDNILTEARVLRDPEIPAAGNAQGDITIVEYLDFNCSYCRKLAPGLAQVVRDDGKVRLIFKDWPILGPVSVYASRLALASRYQDKFVVAHEALINTRSRLTEPRVRALMADAKIDVDRAIKDMAANAGAIDAVLKRNNDQAAAFGFNGTPSFIIGKFRVPGVLTTAQFVQAIADARKAVAAKTR from the coding sequence ATGCCGGAATCGCGGGACCCGTTCGGCGCCCCGACAAGGCGCGGGCTGCTGCGAGCCTTCGGCCTGGGAATGGTGACGGCGGGTCTGACGCACGCGCCGACACTGGCCGAGACGCCTGACAATATTCTGACGGAAGCCCGCGTGTTGCGCGACCCGGAAATTCCGGCGGCGGGCAATGCGCAGGGCGACATCACGATCGTCGAATATCTCGATTTCAACTGCTCCTACTGCCGCAAGCTCGCGCCGGGACTCGCTCAGGTGGTGCGCGACGACGGCAAGGTCCGGCTGATCTTCAAGGATTGGCCGATCCTCGGCCCCGTCTCGGTCTATGCGTCGCGTCTGGCGCTGGCGTCCAGGTATCAGGACAAGTTCGTCGTCGCGCACGAAGCCCTGATCAATACGCGTTCACGTCTGACCGAACCGCGTGTTCGCGCATTGATGGCTGATGCGAAGATCGATGTAGATCGCGCGATCAAGGACATGGCCGCCAACGCCGGCGCGATCGACGCCGTTCTGAAGCGCAACAACGATCAGGCGGCGGCCTTCGGATTCAACGGGACGCCTTCATTCATTATCGGGAAGTTCCGCGTGCCCGGCGTACTGACCACGGCGCAATTCGTCCAGGCCATCGCGGACGCGCGCAAGGCCGTCGCCGCGAAGACCAGGTGA
- a CDS encoding group III truncated hemoglobin, which translates to MTLVSDKMDDVTEDGIRRLVDAFYTKVRADAELGPVFENKIKDNWPHHLEKMYAFWSSVMLTTGRYKGNPMMKHMAIPGMRPDLFTQWLALFDETCRELCDEPIRAAFMEKAERIAESLKIAVFYRPDRPWPPQASTNAT; encoded by the coding sequence ATGACACTCGTGTCCGACAAAATGGATGATGTAACCGAGGACGGCATCCGCCGGCTCGTCGACGCCTTTTATACGAAGGTGCGCGCCGACGCCGAGCTGGGCCCGGTCTTCGAGAACAAGATCAAGGATAACTGGCCGCACCATCTTGAGAAGATGTACGCGTTCTGGTCCTCGGTGATGCTGACCACCGGCCGCTACAAGGGCAATCCCATGATGAAGCACATGGCGATACCGGGCATGAGGCCGGATCTGTTCACCCAATGGCTCGCGCTCTTCGACGAAACCTGCCGCGAACTGTGCGACGAGCCGATCCGCGCGGCCTTCATGGAAAAGGCCGAACGCATCGCTGAAAGCCTGAAGATCGCGGTGTTCTACCGGCCTGACCGGCCGTGGCCGCCGCAGGCTTCCACGAACGCGACGTGA
- a CDS encoding RrF2 family transcriptional regulator translates to MRLTTYSDYALRVLMYLALKSDGLSTIAEIAGSYNVSEAHLMKVVHQLGVAGYIETVRGRGGGLRLARPVEAIGLAEVIRMTEPDMAVVSCLKPLNAPCKINPCCVLKRAMERAQQAFMDVLEGYTLADLVVPSGRLSNLLGISPTASTQ, encoded by the coding sequence ATGCGCCTCACCACCTATTCGGACTACGCGTTGCGGGTGCTGATGTATCTCGCGCTCAAGTCCGATGGGCTGTCGACCATCGCCGAGATCGCCGGAAGCTATAACGTTTCCGAGGCTCACCTGATGAAGGTGGTTCATCAGCTGGGGGTGGCGGGATATATCGAAACCGTGCGCGGTCGCGGCGGCGGACTGCGTCTCGCCAGGCCCGTCGAGGCGATCGGGCTGGCGGAAGTCATTCGCATGACCGAGCCGGATATGGCGGTCGTGTCGTGCCTGAAGCCGCTGAACGCGCCCTGCAAGATCAATCCCTGTTGCGTGCTCAAGCGCGCGATGGAGCGCGCGCAGCAGGCTTTCATGGATGTGCTGGAAGGATATACGCTGGCCGATCTCGTGGTCCCCAGCGGCCGCCTTTCGAATCTGCTCGGCATCTCTCCGACCGCGTCGACGCAATAG
- a CDS encoding S1C family serine protease has product MASLTQWKVPSSAQPRPEDYRFDLDRTLSAVVGLHSFVPPDALTADTLGTERAGNGVVIDDGLVLTIGYVITEAETVWLHLADGRVVQADTVGVDRESGFGLVQALGDLDLEPLPLGSSAAASVNDPVVVAGVGGRSRSLAARIISREEFAGYWEYLIDQAIFTRPAHPNWGGTGLISASGDLIGIGSLQLEREEGGRSEHLNMNVPIDLLKPVLDDLRKFGKVNRPARPWLGIYVAEVENRVTAVGIVPKGPADRAELRAGDAILALKGEKVTDAAQLYRKLWALGPAGVDVPLTLHREGDTFDVVVTSTDRARMLKKPRLH; this is encoded by the coding sequence ATGGCCTCATTGACGCAATGGAAGGTGCCAAGCTCCGCTCAGCCGCGTCCGGAGGACTATCGTTTCGATCTGGACCGCACGCTGTCCGCCGTCGTCGGGCTGCATTCCTTCGTTCCGCCCGATGCCCTCACGGCGGACACCCTCGGCACCGAGCGGGCCGGGAACGGCGTCGTGATCGACGACGGCCTCGTTCTGACGATTGGCTACGTCATCACCGAGGCGGAAACCGTATGGCTGCATCTCGCGGACGGCCGCGTGGTTCAGGCGGACACGGTCGGCGTCGATCGGGAAAGCGGCTTCGGCCTGGTGCAGGCACTCGGTGATCTCGATCTCGAACCGCTGCCGCTGGGTTCGTCGGCCGCCGCCAGCGTCAATGACCCGGTCGTGGTCGCCGGAGTCGGCGGACGCTCCCGTTCGCTCGCCGCCCGGATCATCTCAAGGGAGGAGTTCGCCGGCTACTGGGAATACCTCATCGATCAAGCCATCTTCACCCGCCCCGCGCACCCCAACTGGGGCGGCACCGGCTTGATCTCGGCCTCGGGCGATCTGATCGGAATCGGCTCGCTGCAACTCGAGCGGGAGGAAGGCGGCCGCAGCGAACATCTCAACATGAACGTGCCGATCGATCTGCTGAAGCCCGTCCTCGACGACCTGCGGAAGTTTGGAAAGGTCAACAGGCCCGCCCGCCCCTGGCTCGGGATCTACGTCGCCGAGGTCGAAAACAGGGTGACCGCCGTCGGCATCGTACCGAAAGGACCGGCAGATCGCGCCGAACTGCGCGCCGGCGACGCGATCCTCGCGCTGAAGGGAGAAAAAGTAACGGACGCGGCCCAGCTCTATCGCAAATTGTGGGCGCTGGGCCCCGCGGGCGTCGACGTGCCGTTGACGCTTCATCGCGAAGGAGACACATTCGACGTGGTGGTGACATCCACCGACCGCGCGCGGATGCTGAAGAAGCCGAGACTCCACTGA
- a CDS encoding HNH endonuclease, translated as MNAHVSQGGWPVLVLNADFRPLSYYPLSLWSWQDAIKAVFLDRVNIVERYDRAVRSPSFEIQLPSVVSLKSFVKPSTHPAFTRFNVFLRDRFMCQYCTAVEDLTFDHIIPRSKGGQTTWDNVVAACSPCNLRKGSLTPQQAGMFPRQAPFAPTVHQLHRNGRLFPPNYLHDSWLDYLYWDTELDP; from the coding sequence TTGAACGCGCATGTCTCACAGGGCGGCTGGCCGGTGCTGGTCCTGAACGCAGACTTCCGGCCGCTGAGTTACTACCCGCTGTCTCTTTGGTCGTGGCAGGACGCGATCAAGGCAGTGTTCCTTGATCGCGTGAACATTGTCGAACGCTACGATCGCGCGGTGCGCAGCCCATCATTCGAAATCCAGCTTCCGAGCGTGGTGTCGTTAAAATCCTTCGTGAAGCCATCGACCCACCCCGCCTTCACCCGCTTCAACGTATTCCTGCGCGACAGGTTCATGTGCCAGTATTGCACGGCCGTCGAGGATCTCACCTTCGACCACATCATTCCGCGCAGCAAGGGTGGTCAAACCACCTGGGACAACGTCGTCGCGGCCTGCTCGCCCTGCAATCTGCGCAAGGGCAGCCTGACGCCGCAACAGGCCGGAATGTTTCCACGCCAGGCGCCGTTCGCGCCGACCGTGCATCAATTGCACCGGAACGGCAGGCTGTTCCCGCCGAACTATCTGCACGATAGCTGGTTGGACTATCTGTATTGGGACACCGAACTCGATCCCTGA
- a CDS encoding DNA-3-methyladenine glycosylase family protein codes for MTVRLETQSDLDDAVGALVKQDSRLKPILARTGLPALRRREPGFEGLAAIVCGQQLSTASAGAIWGRLSAAFAPFHHDAIRKARVDRLARLGLSAAKIATLKLLAREISASRLNLDVLTEEDADAAHATLVRYRGIGPWTADVYLLFCLGHGDAWPAGDVALQEAIRAGFGLKTRPTPKQMMPLAEPWRPLRGAAAHLWWAYYRAIKRREGIVPQTK; via the coding sequence ATGACGGTTCGCCTGGAAACCCAATCCGATCTCGACGACGCGGTCGGCGCGCTGGTGAAGCAGGATTCGCGCCTGAAACCCATCCTCGCGCGCACCGGCCTTCCCGCCCTGCGCCGGCGCGAGCCTGGTTTCGAAGGTCTCGCCGCCATCGTCTGCGGCCAGCAATTGTCCACCGCAAGCGCGGGCGCGATCTGGGGACGGCTCAGCGCCGCCTTCGCGCCGTTCCATCACGATGCGATCCGCAAGGCGCGCGTCGACCGGCTGGCCCGGCTGGGATTGTCGGCGGCGAAGATCGCCACGCTGAAGCTCCTCGCGCGCGAGATCTCGGCGAGCCGGCTCAACCTGGACGTGCTTACCGAGGAGGATGCCGACGCCGCCCATGCAACGCTGGTCCGGTATCGGGGCATCGGACCGTGGACCGCCGACGTTTATCTGCTGTTCTGCCTTGGCCATGGCGACGCCTGGCCCGCAGGCGACGTGGCGCTTCAGGAGGCAATCAGGGCCGGATTCGGGCTGAAGACCCGGCCCACGCCGAAACAGATGATGCCGCTGGCGGAGCCGTGGCGACCGCTGCGGGGCGCAGCGGCGCATCTTTGGTGGGCATACTACAGGGCCATCAAACGCAGAGAAGGTATCGTACCCCAAACGAAATAG
- the gluQRS gene encoding tRNA glutamyl-Q(34) synthetase GluQRS has translation MPPPVFRFAPSPNGFLHLGHAFSALMNFESARRGQGRFLLRIEDIDAARCRPEFEAAIYQDLAWLGLSWETPVRRQSEHLADYRAALDRLAALGLLYPSFESRAEIAALVNAREMDGGWPRDPDGAPLYPGTAKSLAATERERRLRSGAPFALRLDMEAARRLAGDLTWIERGSGPDGETGEILARPEAWGDVILARKDIPTSYHLSVVIDDALQGVTEVTRGQDLFRSTAVHRLLQEILDLPQPVYRHHDLIRDAEGKKLSKSSRAIGLRELRSGGMTTAELRSLVGLP, from the coding sequence ATGCCGCCACCCGTTTTCCGTTTCGCGCCGTCGCCGAACGGCTTTCTGCATCTCGGCCACGCTTTTTCGGCGCTCATGAATTTTGAATCCGCCCGGCGGGGGCAAGGGCGTTTCCTGCTGCGGATCGAGGACATTGATGCAGCCCGGTGCCGTCCCGAGTTCGAAGCGGCGATCTATCAAGATCTCGCCTGGCTTGGCCTGTCGTGGGAGACGCCGGTGCGGCGGCAGTCGGAGCACCTTGCCGACTATCGCGCGGCGCTCGACCGGCTGGCCGCGTTGGGGTTGCTCTATCCGAGTTTCGAGAGCCGCGCCGAGATCGCGGCCCTGGTGAACGCGCGTGAGATGGATGGAGGCTGGCCACGCGACCCCGACGGCGCTCCGCTCTATCCGGGAACGGCGAAATCGCTCGCGGCGACCGAACGCGAACGGCGGCTGCGGTCCGGCGCGCCCTTCGCCCTGCGTCTGGATATGGAGGCGGCGCGTCGGCTCGCGGGCGATCTTACCTGGATAGAGCGGGGCTCCGGGCCGGACGGGGAGACGGGCGAAATTCTCGCGCGCCCGGAAGCCTGGGGTGACGTCATTCTCGCCCGCAAGGATATCCCGACCAGTTACCATTTGTCGGTCGTGATCGACGATGCGCTCCAGGGGGTGACCGAAGTGACGCGCGGGCAGGATCTGTTCAGGTCGACCGCCGTGCACCGGCTGCTGCAAGAAATCCTGGACCTGCCTCAGCCGGTTTACCGTCACCATGATCTGATCCGCGATGCCGAGGGGAAGAAGTTGTCCAAGTCGTCAAGAGCGATTGGGTTGCGGGAGTTGCGGAGCGGCGGAATGACAACCGCGGAGCTTCGCAGCCTTGTCGGCCTACCTTGA
- a CDS encoding ATP-binding protein, with translation MAPTSRGLRKPRKPTRRPAKKHVPKTPAKPAKAGRPRSQSTSGVVEDALAAFAHEVRTPLTGILAVSDLLATSDLGERERRWVETIKAGADHLASLATLFVDAARSRRSAPGGRQDFFDLRALARNAGDSLAGRATAKGLRSTVEISDGLPAFVTGDAVRLRAALENLIDNAVKFTEQGDVILKVTASRPSEGKTGVTFVISDSGIGLSLTEIRRLFRPYSQANVSIASRFGGAGLGLSSVKQLARAMGGDVTATQRRGGGTTFTFTVLLTPAEGPVAIQSGDDLHRPSDVSGALRILSVEDNPFGRVVLNTILTELGHQAEFVGRGEDAVQRIAQGGFDAVLMDMVLPGITGIEAIGRIRALDAPGGRVAIIGVSGRSDDEAASRAAGGDAFLVKPVSPRALATALLEAKHRAATAT, from the coding sequence ATGGCGCCGACATCGCGCGGGTTGCGCAAGCCGCGGAAGCCTACGAGGCGACCGGCGAAGAAGCATGTTCCGAAGACGCCGGCGAAGCCTGCAAAGGCGGGGCGGCCGCGTTCGCAGTCAACGTCCGGCGTCGTCGAGGACGCGCTCGCCGCGTTTGCGCATGAAGTGCGGACGCCGCTCACCGGAATTCTCGCCGTCAGTGATCTGCTCGCCACCTCCGATCTCGGCGAGCGCGAGCGGCGCTGGGTCGAGACCATCAAGGCCGGCGCCGATCATCTCGCCAGCCTGGCGACGCTGTTCGTCGATGCGGCGCGAAGCCGCCGTTCGGCGCCGGGCGGACGGCAGGATTTCTTCGATCTGCGAGCGCTGGCGCGCAACGCCGGCGATTCACTGGCCGGCCGCGCAACCGCCAAGGGCCTGCGCTCCACTGTTGAAATTTCAGACGGGTTGCCCGCGTTCGTGACCGGCGATGCCGTCCGCCTGCGTGCGGCGCTGGAGAATCTCATCGACAATGCGGTCAAGTTTACCGAGCAGGGTGACGTCATCCTCAAGGTTACGGCGTCGCGACCGTCAGAAGGAAAAACAGGCGTGACCTTCGTGATCTCCGATAGCGGGATCGGCCTGTCGCTCACCGAGATCAGGCGGCTGTTCCGGCCGTATTCGCAGGCCAATGTCTCGATCGCATCGCGCTTCGGCGGCGCCGGTCTCGGGCTCTCCTCGGTGAAGCAACTGGCGCGCGCGATGGGGGGAGATGTCACGGCGACGCAGCGGCGCGGCGGCGGCACCACGTTCACGTTCACCGTTCTGCTGACGCCAGCCGAGGGACCGGTGGCGATTCAGTCCGGCGACGATCTCCACAGGCCGTCGGATGTTTCCGGTGCGCTCCGGATTCTCAGTGTTGAAGATAATCCGTTTGGGCGCGTCGTGCTCAACACGATCCTTACCGAACTCGGCCATCAGGCGGAGTTCGTCGGACGGGGCGAGGATGCGGTTCAGCGCATCGCGCAAGGAGGGTTCGATGCGGTGCTGATGGATATGGTGCTGCCTGGAATCACCGGCATCGAGGCGATCGGGCGTATCCGGGCGCTTGATGCGCCGGGGGGGCGCGTTGCGATTATCGGCGTGTCCGGCAGGAGCGACGATGAGGCGGCATCGCGGGCCGCCGGCGGCGATGCGTTTCTGGTCAAGCCTGTTTCTCCCCGGGCTCTAGCGACTGCGCTGCTTGAAGCGAAACACCGCGCGGCAACCGCGACTTGA
- a CDS encoding YihY/virulence factor BrkB family protein produces the protein MRQIRDLYTIGTDAFYTFLADDGWAIASHIALSALMALFPFLIVLTALAGFFGSKELADQAADLMLQIWPDQVANTLSREIHDVLTTSRGDALTVGLVLAVYFASNGVESLRVALNRAYAVIEPRRWYWLRLESIGYTLVAAVTTLAMAFLIVLGPLIIAAARRHVPLIVESNESLLNIARYGITILAMFTALVILHAWLPAGRRSFVQIIPGIIFTMLASLISGVGFGLYLARFANNYVTMYAGLASVIIALVFLYFIAAIFVFGGELNAAIIKSRLPRGVSLQAAQSLEPGEKQA, from the coding sequence GTGAGACAAATCCGAGACCTCTATACGATCGGAACGGACGCCTTCTACACGTTTCTTGCCGATGACGGCTGGGCGATCGCCAGCCATATCGCGCTGTCGGCGCTGATGGCGCTATTCCCGTTTCTGATCGTCCTGACGGCTTTGGCGGGCTTCTTCGGCTCCAAGGAACTCGCCGATCAGGCGGCGGACCTGATGCTGCAGATCTGGCCGGATCAGGTCGCCAATACGCTGTCGCGAGAAATCCACGACGTGCTGACGACGTCGCGCGGCGATGCGCTGACAGTCGGTCTCGTGCTCGCGGTCTACTTCGCCTCGAACGGCGTCGAAAGCCTGCGGGTCGCCCTGAACCGCGCCTATGCGGTGATCGAGCCGCGCCGCTGGTACTGGCTGCGACTGGAATCGATCGGATATACGCTGGTTGCCGCGGTGACGACGCTGGCGATGGCGTTCCTGATCGTGCTCGGTCCGTTGATCATCGCCGCCGCGAGACGCCATGTCCCGCTGATCGTCGAATCGAACGAAAGCCTGCTCAACATCGCCCGCTACGGCATCACCATCCTTGCGATGTTCACCGCGCTCGTGATCCTGCACGCGTGGCTGCCGGCGGGCCGGCGATCCTTCGTGCAGATCATTCCCGGCATCATCTTCACCATGCTGGCCTCGCTGATATCAGGCGTCGGCTTCGGCCTTTATCTTGCTCGCTTCGCCAACAATTACGTCACGATGTATGCCGGCCTCGCATCGGTCATCATCGCGCTGGTGTTCCTCTATTTCATCGCCGCGATCTTCGTTTTCGGCGGCGAACTGAACGCGGCGATCATCAAGTCGCGGTTGCCGCGCGGTGTTTCGCTTCAAGCAGCGCAGTCGCTAGAGCCCGGGGAGAAACAGGCTTGA
- a CDS encoding twin transmembrane helix small protein: MTVFLSMILVPVAVASVAAVLMMGLVNMMRGGSPNLSQKLMRWRVFLQFVAIIIAMVTIWMLGQ; the protein is encoded by the coding sequence ATGACAGTATTTCTGAGCATGATTTTGGTTCCCGTCGCGGTGGCCTCGGTCGCTGCCGTCCTGATGATGGGTCTGGTCAACATGATGCGCGGCGGTAGTCCCAACCTATCGCAGAAGCTCATGCGATGGCGGGTATTCCTGCAGTTCGTTGCGATCATCATCGCGATGGTCACGATCTGGATGCTGGGTCAGTGA
- a CDS encoding cob(I)yrinic acid a,c-diamide adenosyltransferase translates to MVVLNRIYTRTGDDGTTALGTGERRPKYDLRVGAYGTVDETNAAIGVVRLHLSGAPDLDGMLGRIQNDLFDLGADLAVPQREGKAERLRVLTSQVARLENEIDSLNAGLPDLTSFVLPGGTPAAAYLHLARTICRRAERMMVELAARPGEPVSEAAVRYMNRLSDFLFVASRFMNAMGAGDVLWVPGQNR, encoded by the coding sequence ATGGTCGTTCTCAACCGAATCTACACGCGAACCGGTGACGACGGCACGACCGCGCTCGGCACCGGTGAGCGCCGCCCGAAATACGATCTCCGCGTCGGCGCCTACGGGACCGTTGATGAGACCAACGCCGCTATCGGCGTGGTCCGGCTGCATCTTTCCGGCGCGCCCGACCTTGATGGAATGTTGGGCCGCATCCAGAATGATCTGTTCGATCTTGGCGCTGACCTTGCGGTGCCTCAGCGCGAGGGCAAGGCCGAACGGCTTCGCGTGCTGACCAGCCAGGTCGCGCGCCTGGAGAATGAGATCGACAGCCTCAATGCGGGGCTCCCTGATCTGACATCATTCGTGCTGCCGGGAGGGACGCCCGCCGCGGCGTATCTTCATCTGGCCCGAACCATTTGCCGCCGCGCCGAACGCATGATGGTGGAACTCGCTGCGCGGCCGGGCGAGCCGGTCAGCGAGGCCGCCGTGAGATACATGAACCGGCTGTCCGATTTTCTGTTCGTCGCCAGCCGTTTTATGAACGCCATGGGCGCGGGCGATGTGCTCTGGGTGCCCGGTCAAAACAGATGA
- a CDS encoding electron transfer flavoprotein subunit beta/FixA family protein, with translation MKILVPVKRVVDFNVKIRLKGDGSGVELANVKMSMNPFDEIAVEEALRLQEAGKATEVVLVSIGPAEAAETIRTGLSMGADRGLLIQSEAPVEPLAVAKLLKAVVEEEGPGLIILGKQAIDDDSNQTGQMLAGLLGWAQATFASKIEVDEAHFNVTREVDGGLQTIRLKRPAIVTTDLRLNEPRYASLPNIMKAKKKPIVVRAANLYGVDLAPRLEILKTTEPPGRKAGVKVKDVAELVSRLRNEAGVI, from the coding sequence ATGAAGATTCTGGTGCCGGTCAAGCGGGTTGTCGATTTCAATGTGAAGATTCGTCTCAAGGGCGACGGGTCGGGCGTCGAGCTTGCCAACGTCAAGATGTCGATGAATCCGTTCGACGAGATCGCGGTCGAGGAAGCCTTGCGCCTTCAGGAGGCCGGCAAGGCCACCGAAGTCGTGCTGGTGTCGATCGGTCCCGCTGAAGCCGCGGAAACGATCCGCACCGGTCTCTCCATGGGCGCGGACCGGGGGCTCCTGATCCAGTCCGAAGCGCCCGTTGAGCCGCTGGCGGTCGCCAAGCTCCTCAAGGCGGTCGTCGAGGAGGAGGGGCCAGGACTGATCATTCTCGGCAAGCAGGCCATTGATGACGATTCAAACCAGACCGGCCAGATGCTGGCGGGGCTGCTCGGATGGGCGCAGGCGACCTTTGCGTCAAAGATCGAGGTCGATGAGGCCCATTTCAATGTGACGCGTGAAGTGGATGGCGGATTGCAGACGATCAGGCTGAAAAGGCCGGCGATCGTCACGACGGACCTGCGGCTCAACGAGCCGCGCTATGCCAGTCTTCCGAACATCATGAAGGCGAAGAAGAAGCCGATCGTGGTGAGGGCCGCCAACCTTTACGGCGTTGATCTCGCGCCTAGGCTCGAAATCCTCAAAACCACCGAACCTCCGGGCCGCAAGGCGGGCGTCAAGGTCAAGGATGTCGCCGAATTGGTGTCCAGGCTCAGGAACGAGGCCGGGGTAATCTGA
- a CDS encoding electron transfer flavoprotein subunit alpha/FixB family protein, producing MTTLLIAEHDNASLKDVTGKALTAAIQLGSPVEVLVAGENARGAAESAAKLQGVAKVLLADDPAYAHDLAEPLAALIRSLASGYDALVAPATSRFKNVMPRVAALLDVMQISEIIKVVAADTFERPIYAGNAIQTVRSRDARRVITVRTSTFAAAGEGGNAPVETIAATADPGLSSFVGERVARNNRPELASARIIVSGGRGMRSSANFTKYIEPLADKLGAGVGASRAAVDAGFAPNDWQVGQTGKVVAPDLYIAVGISGAIQHLAGMKDSKVIVAINKDADAPIFQVADYGLVADLYQAVPELTEELGKLDR from the coding sequence ATGACCACACTGCTGATCGCCGAACACGACAACGCTTCTCTTAAGGATGTGACGGGCAAGGCGCTGACCGCCGCCATTCAACTCGGCTCGCCGGTCGAGGTCCTTGTCGCGGGCGAGAATGCCAGGGGCGCTGCCGAGAGCGCGGCGAAACTGCAAGGCGTCGCCAAAGTGCTGCTCGCGGATGACCCGGCCTATGCCCACGACCTCGCCGAGCCGCTCGCCGCGCTGATCCGCTCGCTGGCGTCGGGTTACGATGCGTTGGTCGCGCCGGCGACCTCCCGTTTCAAGAATGTGATGCCGCGCGTCGCGGCGCTGCTCGACGTGATGCAGATCTCGGAAATCATCAAGGTGGTCGCGGCCGATACCTTTGAACGGCCGATCTACGCGGGCAATGCGATCCAGACGGTCAGGTCCAGGGACGCCAGACGGGTCATCACGGTGCGCACCTCGACCTTTGCCGCGGCCGGGGAGGGCGGCAACGCTCCGGTGGAGACTATCGCCGCAACGGCCGATCCAGGATTGTCGAGTTTCGTCGGCGAGCGGGTCGCCAGGAACAACCGCCCGGAACTGGCTTCAGCGAGGATCATCGTCTCCGGAGGCCGCGGTATGCGAAGCAGCGCGAACTTCACCAAGTACATCGAGCCGCTGGCGGACAAGCTCGGCGCCGGCGTCGGTGCGTCGCGCGCCGCGGTGGATGCGGGTTTCGCGCCGAATGACTGGCAGGTCGGGCAGACGGGCAAGGTGGTGGCGCCGGATCTCTACATCGCTGTCGGCATTTCCGGCGCGATCCAGCATCTCGCCGGAATGAAGGATTCCAAGGTGATCGTGGCGATCAACAAGGACGCTGATGCGCCTATTTTCCAGGTCGCGGATTACGGCCTGGTGGCGGACCTGTATCAGGCGGTTCCTGAACTCACGGAAGAACTTGGAAAGCTGGACCGCTGA